From a region of the Arachis ipaensis cultivar K30076 chromosome B09, Araip1.1, whole genome shotgun sequence genome:
- the LOC107618853 gene encoding sphinganine C4-monooxygenase 1 → MVFWEGYVSDEVMGTFAPIVVYWLYAGFYQLLPSLDKYRLHTKEEDKEKNLVPFGAVVKGVLLQQLVQAIVALFLLTTTSNTPEATVQPSIPKQVFQIIAAMLVMDTWQYFVHRYMHQNKFLYRHIHSQHHRLVVPYAIGALYNHPLEGLLLDTVGGAISFLASGMTSRTAVTFFCFAVVKTVDDHCGLWLPGNIFHLFFQNNTAYHDIHHQLQGLKYNYSQPFFPLWDMLLGTYMPFTLVKRPEGGLEARPAKD, encoded by the exons ATGGTTTTCTGGGAAGGTTATGTGAGTGATGAAGTGATGGGCACGTTTGCCCCTATTGTGGTTTATTGGTTATATGCTGGTTTCTATCAGTTACTTCCATCTTTGGATAAATATCGGTTGCATACTAAAGAAGAAGACAAGGAGAAGAATTTGGTGCCCTTTGGAGCTGTTGTGAAAGGTGTTCTTCTTCAGCAGCTTGTCCAAGCAATTGTTGCTCTCTTCTTG TTGACCACAACCTCAAACACACCTGAAGCGACGGTGCAGCCTTCTATTCCCAAGCAAGTTTTTCAGATCATTGCAGCGATGCTTGTCATGGATACATGGCAGTACTTTGTGCACCGCTACATGCATCAGAACAAGTTTTTATATCGCCATATCCACTCGCAGCATCATAGGCTGGTCGTCCCTTATGCAATAGGTGCACTTTACAATCACCCACTTGAGGGCCTTCTACTAGACACCGTCGGTGGAGCCATCTCCTTTCTTGCCTCTGGGATGACTTCAAGAACAGCAGTCACATTCTTCTGCTTTGCTGTGGTGAAAACTGTCGATGACCACTGTGGACTCTGGTTACCTGGCAACATCTTCCATTTATTTTTCCAGAATAATACAGCATATCATGACATTCACCATCAACTACAAGGCCTAAAATACAACTATTCACAACCGTTCTTTCCCTTATGGGACATGCTTCTTGGCACATACATGCCTTTCACTCTTGTAAAACGGCCGGAAGGGGGCCTTGAAGCAAGGCCGGCAAAGGACTAG